A genomic segment from Micropterus dolomieu isolate WLL.071019.BEF.003 ecotype Adirondacks linkage group LG03, ASM2129224v1, whole genome shotgun sequence encodes:
- the si:ch73-95l15.5 gene encoding centrosomal protein of 164 kDa — protein MSYRGKTDLCRICGGGLQGNQRRWLFGVQNKKTGQPQTPTESLRGGSLSRSSQSSPWGSTLSLGSSVSLSKSQVSLNSPSKGMDLLSVLTHILGQSVPRGSGQGEFVCGKCVCILERVFKFDSVIARVRVLSSERLQKLMQERDKIRQWVRQKYHQRHLQDFQSRGSTSEEDGEAEREGYREMLKENMALSEYECWSEKWDTCPYFIRTGKRCSKSKGCEGCDSLRVSDSDYESVCGVPRRLPVQPFSPLALSRDKSRSMPLHWQRVPSISSSLSSPAGSTLSLQASYRTESIQSLDSLNDNDPFDSPGVQSANFVLKELRSIEGKPVSSPSGSRIPVLGRKDGRYSGKVGEVASPSVNRVLNFGDVENGGDEMNEEDGDELTELRDEYMPLQRESTTGRIHQAVRHLRGQLDQAMSRIRTLEAELKHGKSKPMEVNGSEDWTPLVQQEGGSSVLQSLGHSLHSRERLIQEYMGLIRRLCVEEGAGTELANELIEKLTENLKEILSNNKAALQTLRTEMTEKEEEMEKEIEGLRKAGRDRERDLDTLNTVLQCNQDVINDLRVALGEKERLLKEAEKEKEMWRQRDQALTTVLQEKEVLIHYLKEELESHQKDVQAVSDTVTGQGLAGGRAELAVLLRDREENSATLCKEVTKLTTALQEYQDMVQNQQESHSQTVSSLTAQLRDTRRELREKEKEKKETHRAWQNDREDREREERKLRESLEKRDKLIEQILLDAEERDHLFTELQQNLQNKREPLTAIKHTL, from the exons ATGTCCTACAGAGGGAAAACTGACTTGTGCCGAATATGTGGCGGAGGTCTCCAGGGAAACCAAAGGAGGTGGCTGTTTGGGGTCCAAAATAAGAAGACCGGTCAGCCTCAGACCCCAACAGAGTCCCTTAGAGGAGGAAGCCTGTCCCGGTCCTCACAGAGCAGCCCCTGGG GCAGCACATTATCACTGGGTTCCTCAGTGTCTCTTTCCAAGTCCCAGGTGTCCCTGAACTCCCCGTCCAAAGGGATGGATCTGCTCTCTGTGTTGACTCACATACTGGGGCAGTCCGTACCACGTGGCAGTGGGCAAGGGGAGTTTGTTTGTGGCAAATGCGTATGCATCCTCGAGCGGGTATTCAAGTTCGACTCGGTGATAGCCAGGGTGAGGGTGCTTTCGTCCGAGAGGCTTCAGAAGCTGATGCAGGAGAGGGACAAGATCAGACAGTGGGTGCGCCAAAAGTACCACCAGAGACACCTACAGGACTTCCAGAGCAGAGGCAGCACCAGCGAGGAGGATGGAGAAGCCGAGAGGGAGGGCTACAGGGAGATGCTCAAAGAGAATATGGCACTCTCAGAGTATGAGTGCTGGTCCGAGAAGTGGGACACGTGTCCGTATTTTATAAGAACGGGTAAAAGATGCAGCAAGAGCAAAGGATGTGAAGGCTGCGATTCCTTACGAGTGTCCGACTCGGATTATGAGTCAGTTTGTGGGGTTCCTCGCCGATTGCCTGTCCAACCCTTCTCCCCGTTGGCATTGTCACGGGACAAATCCCGGAGCATGCCCCTCCACTGGCAGAGAGTGCCATCCATCAGCTCCAGCCTGTCTTCACCGGCAGGGTCCACTCTCTCTTTACAAGCGTCTTACCGCACTGAGTCCATTCAGTCTCTGGATTCTCTTAATGACAACGACCCGTTTGACTCGCCGGGTGTGCAGTCAGCCAACTTTGTGCTAAAGGAGCTGAGAAGTATCGAGGGGAAGCCGGTCAGTTCGCCATCAGGGAGTAGGATCCCAGTTCTGGGCAGGAAGGACGGGAGGTATTCAGGAAAAGTTGGAGAGGTGGCGTCACCCTCAGTGAACAGGGTGCTGAACTTTGGTGATGTGGAGAACGGGGGCGATGAAATGAATGAAGAGGACGGGGACGAGCTAACAGAGCTGAGGGACGAGTACATGCCTCTTCAACGAGAG AGCACTACTGGCAGGATTCACCAAGCTGTCAGGCACCTGCGAGGCCAGCTGGACCAAGCTATGTCCCGCATCAGGACTCTGGAGGCCGAGCTGAAACATGGGAAGAGCAAACCAATGGAAGTCAACGGATCAGAAGACTGGACCCCT CTGGTCCAGCAGGAGGGTGGCAGTTCCGTGCTGCAGAGCCTTGGTCACTCCCTGCACAGCAGGGAGCGTCTGATCCAG GAGTACATGGGTCTGATCAGAAgactgtgtgtggaggagggAGCAGGGACTGAGCTGGCCAACGAGCTGATTGAGAAACTGACAGAGAATCTGAAGGAAATTCTCTCTAACAACAAG GCTGCCCTGCAGACTTTGAGGACTGAAATGactgagaaagaggaggagatggagaaagagatcGAGGGTCTAAGGAAGGctggaagagacagagagagagaccttgACACACTCAACACTGTGCTGCAGTGCAACCAGGATGTTATCAAC GACCTGCGAGTAGCTCTGGGGGAGAAGGAGAGACTACTGAAGGAGgcggagaaagagaaggagatgtGGAGACAGAGGGACCAGGCCCTCACAACTGTCCTGCAGGAGAAGGAGGTTCTGATCCACTACCTCAAAGAGGAGCTGGAGAGCCATCAGAAAGATGTGCAG GCTGTCTCTGACACTGTGACTGGTCAGGGGTTGGCAGGAGGCAGGGCTGAGCTGGCAGTCCTGttgagggacagagaggaaaacagCGCCACCTTGTGCAAAGAGGTCACCAAACTCACCACAGCCCTGCAGGAATACCAGGACATGGTGCAG AACCAGCAGGAGAGTCACAGTCAGACGGTGTCTTCTCTGACAGCTCAACTCAGAGACACTCGGCGGGAgctgagggagaaggagaaggagaagaaggagacgCATAGAGCCTGGCAGAacgacagagaggacagagagagagaggagaggaaactcAGAGAGAGCCTGGAGAAGAGAGACAAACTTATAGAG CAAATCCTGTTGGATGCTGAGGAGCGGGACCATCTAttcacagagctgcagcagaaTCTGCAGAACAAACGTGAACCTCTGACCGccattaaacacacactgtga